DNA from Phocoena phocoena chromosome 1, mPhoPho1.1, whole genome shotgun sequence:
GACCTTTTTTAAGTGTATAGGCCTGttactttatttgttttttatttttatttatgtttatttatttatttatatttaattttggctgcatttgggtcttcactgctgcacgcgggctttctctagttgcagcgagcagggctactcttccttgtgttgctcgggcttctcattgcggtggcttctcatgttgcggagTATGGGTTCTatgcatgcgggctcagtagttgtggcgcaggggcttagttgctctgcggcatgtgggatcttcccggaccagggcctgaacccgtgtcccctgcattggcaggcggattcttaaccacttcgccaccagggaagccccaggtctgttactttatattttacaaatttacatTGGTTGATTTCTTATAAATGCTATGTTTaagaatttttcttctgttttatttttcttagaacttTGAGACTAGCTGCAAAAAAATGCTATGGCGTCTGTTTATCTGATGATTGTTCCTAATGTGATGTAGATATTTAGTTCTTAATTGTGATGACTCTTTGAGTCACAGTTTCTTTACCGGTAAAGTGGAAGTGTTCTTCCAACCTTAGAGGAACATGTGCATGCaggttttttgcttttggtgtaataATGGAGACTAACATTAAAATCTACCATGCTGCCCTCCCCCAGAGTAAGTTGCACATGGAGGGATTCCGGAGCCTGAAGGAGGGTGAGGCCGTAGAGTTCACCTTTAAGAAGTCTGCCAAGGGCCTGGAATCCATCCGAGTCACCGGCCCTGGTGGGGTGTTCTGTATTGGGAGTGAGAGGCGGCCCAAAGGGAAGAACGTGCAGAAACGCAGATCAAAGGGAGACAGGTATGGATTGCAAGGCAGCTTGTGTGGGTTGGGAGGGACATGCTGAGGATGAGGAAAactctcctcattttgccccttTCTTGGACCAGATtgccaaagggaaaaggaagccTGCGGCCCCTGGATGTGGGAGGTGAAGAGAGGGCAGTATGTGAGGAGGGTACTTCATGACCTAGCTCTTCTACTTGACAAGTAATTACGTTCTGTTAGCACTAGCCTCGATTGCTAAACAGGGATCACGATACTAACCTCACATGATTATTTTAGAACTAAAAGAGACCATGGATGTGAAAGTGTATGTGGTCAGGACAAGATGGTGTATCTGTACCTGTTGCTTCTTCACCACGTCTCCGAATGGCTGGTTTCTTCCATCTTAGTTCTGTGCTCAAACAGCTCACATAGTCTGGCTcctttaatttctatatttttaatgaatgacaGGTACTCTTTTTAAAGGTATAGTAGTTCCCAGTTGGGGTCCAGAATTTCTGTTCTTGGTATTTTCAAGTTGACATGAATCTGAAGATATCATCTAGACAATTACGTATCTGGAAAGGACTCAGAGTCATCTAGTCATATTCCTCCTTTTGTAAGTGGGGAAATTGGTCTCTAGGAAGGGAAGTGGGTATAGTGACAACTTGAACCAGAGCCCAGGTGTCCTCGCTCAGAGGAAGGCTTGTAGTCTCTTCTCACTCCTTTCTCTCAACTTTACCATGTTGCTTGGTGCTAGGTGCTACAACTGTGGAGGTCTAGACCATCATGCCAAGGAATGCAAACTGCCACCCCAGCCCAAGAAGTGCCACTTCTGCCAGAGCATCAACCATATGGTAGCCTCGTGTCCACTGAAGGCCCAGcaagctcccagctcccagggaAAGCCAGCCTACTTtcgggaggaggaagaagagatccATAGCCCTGCCATGCTCCCAGAGGCCCAGAATTGAGCCACAGTGGGTGGGGGCTATCCGTTTGTGATCAGAAAGTTTTGAGGAACAGGCATCAATCGGCAGAGTGGAGAAAGTGGGGACAGGGTGGGTAGGGGGCAGCTGGCACTGCCATATATCTCAGGCCGGGGGCCAAAGCCtcacctcctcttccctcttggtCGGGGGGGAAGGGGTGAGGCAAAGAAACTCCAATCATGCTCTATCCAAATGCACATGAGGGCTTTGGGGGGTAACCCTTCCTGCATGCTTTATCTGAGTCTCCACCCCCAGAATCTCCAGCTTTTGAAAGTGGCCTGGATAGGGAAGTTGTTTTACTCTTCAAGAAGGATATGGAATAATATTTCCCGTGCCAGAGTGAAAAGATTAAGCATGAGACCAGATTGATGGACCCAACCCACAAGCCACTACATTCTGTGGGAGGAAATATCTCAGGGGTAAGGCAGGGTTTTCCACATCTTGTCTGCTCACAACCTCCTCCTGGGAGAGAGTGCTGAGAGAACTGTCCCAAGCAGTGGGTTGTGATGACAGGCAAAAGGGGGGTTGAGGGAACAGCTGCAGACCTGCTGCTTCTAAGCTCACTCCCACCCCATTCTGGgccaatacaattttatttatttgctcccTTGGATGACTGTACCTTGGGTCCCACTTTCTTCAGGATGCCAACTGCACTAGCTGTGTGCGAATGACGTATCTTgtgcattttaactttttttttcataatataaatattctggttttgtatttttgtgtattttaatctAAGGCCCTCATTCCTGCACTGTGTTCTCAGGTACGTGAGCAATCTCAGGGATAAGTCGGCGACAGCTCCGGGTCTGCACAGCAGGAATACTTTTTGTTGCTCTATCACCAGAGAGAACAACTATTTGGAGCGTATAGCCTATTGAACTACCTCATTTTTGCCAATTAGAGCTGGCTTTTCTGCCACAGTGTCCTCTTGAAACCCCTCCATCTTCAATGTTTCATGGGAGACTAGGTTTTAACTGGGTTGCCCCATGGCTTGGTCTCCTTCTACTGAGAGATTGGAAATTGGTCTGAACAGGAAAAGGTGGTACAGAGAGGTTAGGAGAGGCTGGGCCAGGTAAAAGGTGCAGAGAGGGGAAGCCAAGATTAGGCAGAGGTCATCTGTATGTGTGATAAATGATACCTGTTCCAGACCTGTAATCCCAGGGCACAGGACTCGCTTTACATACCAGGTCCATCCTTCAGTGGATTGGGCTAGGCCTAACATACACAACAGGGTGTATTGTATGTGTTTTTGTAAAAACTGTGAGTTGGTAAGGACAGGTTTTAAGAATGATGCCTCTGTACCCATCTTGAGCTGCCCAGGGATGGATATATGAAGCAAGGACAAGATCCTTAATCTTTAACAATTCTGGACTTTTCCTCCTTGGTTTCCAGAGAGACCATCAGTGATGGCTTCTTTGTGGTTCCCAGAGCCAGTGTCCTGCCCTGCTGCAGCAGTAATTAGTGTCATGGTAGCTAAAGGAGAAAAGGGGGTTTCGTTTACATGCTGTGAGATCACTGCAAACCTACCTCACTGTGTTGTAACGGGGCAAATGCAATAGAACGCATTGGGTGATGTGTGTCTGATCCTGGGTTCTTGTCTCCCCCAATTGCTGCCCCCCTCTAGTTATTGTATTTGTCTGGACTTCGTAGGACTTCACAAGTAGCTGATTTGGTGATTGCTAGGTGGCCTAGTTTGTGTAAATATAATGTGTTGCTCTTCTCCAtgttcttttggggttttattgtttACAAACTTCTTTTTATATTGAGAAAAATAGCCAAAGCATCTTTGACAAAAGGTCTGCACCAGCCAAAAAGATCTGAAACATAAACTTGGGGGCCCCTCTTCTTGAAGTGGGAGGTCTTGAACTACACTTTCTTTTGTGTTCCCCTTCCCCTGTTTCCTATTTCGAACAAGATCTTCTGTCCTAAACCCTGTATTCCTACCCCCTCTTCTTTCCCCCTTCGTGCCCTCCCCCAAAATAGTCCATACACCTATACGTTTAATTTGTGGGGTGTCTGTGATTAAATGATTTGTGCAAAAATCCTGAAGAAGCTAAGAACTCACCATCCCTTGTTCTCAATCTCCTGAGTCATGACCAATCCTTGATTTGATTCATTCCAAACAGACTGCTGTCTTTGCATGGATTAAAACCTACTTTAATCTCTAATCCTAGGGTAGAGAGGAGCAACGAGGGGGCCTTCCATGTAGAAAGTGGGGTTGGGAGACCACGAAAGGAAAGATGAATGTATAGTCAAGTCACTCAGGAACTTTTATGCAGGTGCAAGAAACTTATGTCAAAGTGGCCGCAAAATTGTTTAATAGGAGACGGACGAATGTAACTCCATGTTTACTGCTAGAAACCAAAGCTTTGTGTGAAATCTTGAAtttatggggagggagggagggtagaaAAGCATGTACCTGTTCTTCATCCCTTCCCCTCATTACTGAACTGCAGGAGACTGAGCCCCCTTGGGCTTTGGCGACCCCATCTGGGCAGTGTTTATTTGTTGGTTGATTTTGCTGTGCCAGgtacttcctttcccatttgcTATCATTTTGTAACACACATGCTgacccctttcccttccccttcttttccttGGGAAAATACAATGAATAAAGACTTATTGGTACCGAAACTGTCATCTCCTTGGTTGATATTTAAGGTGCTTTCTTCCTACCATTATTTCCACTTTCTTGGATTGGGACTCAAGTCACAAGAACCATTAAGTTTTCTGTTCAGCCATTTTGTTAGGAGTGAATCTTGAAAGTTCAGTCTTTTTAGCACCTCATTACAGTGGATTTTTGTTTCTAGTTAAGGCCTCTTGTCCTTTCCTTGGAAGCTGCCACATTCAAGAGGGGATTAAGGGCTTGGCATGCATAAGAATGGGGTTGCCTGTGCCACTGACTGGGATGAAAGGATGGGGCCATGGCTTGGGGCATGAGACCCTAATAATACTTTGTCCCTTGCTCCTTAAAGCCCTTTACAAATCTTAATTAATTAACCCCCTGCAGCAACCCAGGGATGGAAATACAGGGGAAACTGTTGAAATTGAGGCCAGAGGAGATACACTGACCAGCTATAAACACATGTTAACAAGTTCACTAGCCTTCTGATGAacactgtatttttaaacatctagCTCCCCCTAAGGGAAGGAGGGTTTAGAAAAGAAAGACTTGATTGGAGGCCTACCAACTATCACCCAAAGTGCACCGAAACGTTAACAGAACAAGGGTAAGAAGTTTCATATATCCCTCTAGGGACTTCCTACCAAAAGTCAAAGCTGACCTTGGAAGATAAAAGTAGCAAGCTACTACTGGACTTCACTAAATGGTTTTCCTGCAAAACTGAAGTAATCAGCTAGGCAGAAACTTACTAACCTACATGCAAAGCAGGAAGGATGGAAAAGCTTAAGAGACCATTCATGGGTGGGTTACTCATCTCTGGAGGGCATTCTTTGATCATTTCACTCTGTTAAAAATAACCCTTTCATCAgaaagagtggaagacaaaagTAATGAATCGGGAGTCATGACTACAGTATCTCTTGCCTTGTTTCCTTGACACTGCAACCCAAAGTAAGAAACTACAAGAAGGTTCTCTGAAAatggtaaagtttttttttttccccttctctcattttaagaaaactaaactCCCAATATCTTTTGTGAGTTAGTGCCTCAAATTCCTGCAACCCTTTTCTTTAAAGGTTTGGTACAGAATGAATGCCCTTGATTTTTCTGTCAGGGTTAGTCGATGGCCTTTCTTAAACTTTAGAAGTCATTCTTAGAGTTCTTTCTGGCCTTAACCCTTTTTTGAGTTCTTTGAGTAGGTCCTGAGAATGCAAATCCCAAAATCTTGAGTGCCTTAAATCAGCACAAAATGGACTGATATTAAGTGGCCTCCCTGTGAGGCTAACTACGGCTAGGAACTTCGCAAACGATTAAATTCACTAAATAAGACAAAACGGTATAAAAACAGGATATTTAAGacttctaccaaaaaaaaaccaaacaaaaaacacttgtACCAGAGCTCTAAAGCCAGTGTAGCGGCCTTCCAGCTAGCAGGACGCCGCCTTACCCCTTTTCTCAAAAGTCCAAACTGCCACCAGTGGCTAAGAAGTCCCAGCATTTCTGAGGTGGGGCTCCCCTAATTCTTGCCCCGTAACCTAGCCCGCCTGTCTACAGACTTCTCGGCTCTCCCAGGTGGTCTGAACCCCGCCTTCCCCAGCCTGGTCCCTCGCACGTGGCCCGGGGCCGGGTAGCCCGCGCGGTTATCCCCTTCACCCCAATCTGCCCCGCCCCAGGAATGCGAACAGTCGAGAACTCTAGCTCAGCTCCGCTCCTCCTCCGAGCGCGCAGGCGCAGGCCACGGCCCCGCCCATTAGGTGACGGCAGAAGCGTGTCCCAGCGCCCAACGATGACGTGTTCTCCCAGCGCCACGTCGTGAGGAAGTGTCGGTCCCCTCGAGCTGTTGAAAGGTGCCGGCGGAGCCTGTCAAGGTGCTGGATTCAGGGGGTGGATtagaggagaagaggagagagatgagcGGGAGGCAGCTGTGGGAGAGACAAAGGGGACCGTGGAAGATACAAGTGAAGGAGTAAATAATTGGGAAATCTCTGGGGTAGGAGGTAACGGGTGTTAGTGACCCGGAGCCCCGAGAGTGGGAAAC
Protein-coding regions in this window:
- the LIN28A gene encoding protein lin-28 homolog A; protein product: MGSVSNQQFAGGGAKAPEEAQEDAARAAEEPQLLHGAGICKWFNVRMGFGFLSMTARAGVALDPPVDVFVHQSKLHMEGFRSLKEGEAVEFTFKKSAKGLESIRVTGPGGVFCIGSERRPKGKNVQKRRSKGDRCYNCGGLDHHAKECKLPPQPKKCHFCQSINHMVASCPLKAQQAPSSQGKPAYFREEEEEIHSPAMLPEAQN